The Chlorobaculum sp. MV4-Y genome contains the following window.
TCGCACGCCTGCTTGCCGATGAAGTTGGGCTTGCTCATCTTCACCACCCATTTGAGCCGTGCTTCGAGCGGATTGACATCCTTCTCGATCTCGTGGCCGTAGAGCGAGTAGCCCATTTCGAGCCGCAGCGTATCGCGTGCGCCGAGGCCGATCGGCTGGATGCCGTCACTCTTTCCTGCCTCCATCAGCGCCTTCCAGAGCGCTTCGGCCTTTTCGTTCGAAAGGCAGATTTCAACGCCTGCCTCGCCGGTATAGCCGGTACGAGCCACGATGATCTGTTCGCCCTCGAACGAAAGCTTCACGAAATGGAACGAACGAAGCGCGTCGATGCCCGCGCCGGGGAAAACCCGCGCGAGAATGTCGAAAGACTTCGGCCCCTGCAGAGCGATGAGCGACAGCGCGCTGGTGTGATTTTCGAGCGTCACCCCTTCAAACTCGCCGACGTGGCTCGTGAGCCAGTCGAAATCCTTTTCGCAGTTGCTCGCGTTGACGATAATGAAAAAGGTGTCGGCGCTGACGCGGTAGATGATCAGGTCATCGACGATGCCGCCATCGGGGTAGAGCATGAGGGTATATTGCGCCTGCCCGTCCACGATTTTTGCGAGATCGTTGGTGGTCATGTACTGGAGAAAATCAAGCGCCCGCTCACCCCTGACGTAGAAATTACCCATGTGCGACACATCGAAAAGCCCCGCCGCTTCGCGCACGGCCTTGTGTTCGGCGATAATTCCGGTGTACTGCACCGGCATCAGAAATCCGCCGAAATCGATCATTTTTGCACCGGCAGCTTCATGCCAGGCTGAGAGCGCAGTCTTTTTCATTGATCTCCTTTATTTGGATAGCTATGTTGGAATGTCTTGTAAAAAAACAATTTGGGGAAAAGATCAAAGCCTTTTTCAACTCTTTGCAAGACCTTGTTTTTCAGCTCCGGAACTACCAGTTGTCCGAAGCGCCGCCGCCGCCAAAATCACCGCCGCCGCCGCTGAACCCGCCGTCGTCGGACGAGCCGCCTCCCCCGCCGAAACCGCCGCCGGGGAAAAAGCCGCCGTCACCCAGCCCGCCGAAGCCGAAAGGTCCGCCGCCACCACCGAAAAAGCGCATGAAACGGGACGCGACAAACAACACAAAAAGGATGATGAAAATCAGAAACGGAGATGGCTCGCCATCATTGTTTTTCTTTTTCGGCGCCTTGTACTCCCCCTTGACCGAGGCGACAATGGCATCGACGCCATCGATGAACCCCTTGTCGTAATCGCCGCTTTTGAAAGCTGGCTTGATGACATCGCGGGTAATCCGGCCCGCCTGGAGGTCGGTCAGACGCCCTTCGAGGCCGTAGCCAACCTCGATTCTCATCGCCCGGTCGTTTTTCGAGACAATGAGCAAAATGCCGTTATCCGTCCCCTTCTGCCCGAGCTTCCAGGCTTCGGCGACGCGGATCGAAAACTCCTCGATCGGCTCGCCCTGAAGTGACGGCACCGTGAGAATCGCGATCTGCGTGCCATCCTCCGCTTCAAGCGCGGCGAGTTTCTGCTCAATCTCCGCGCGTGTGGCGGGAGAGATCATGCCGGCGTAGTCGTTCACCCGCTGCTTGAGCGTGGGCACCGGCGGAAAAGCAGCCATGAGTGGCATGGCTGCCATCAGGAGCGCCAGCGCGAAGAGGGCGGACGGGAACCAGCGTGATCTCTTGCAGATACTCATCGACAGACAGCTCAGAATTTCACCTGCGGCACGGCTCTGGCCGCCTCATCGGCCTTGAAATATGCCTTCGGCTTCAGCTTGAGCACCACACTGTTGGTGATGGAGTTCGGGAATATGCGGATTGAGGAGTTGAAGACTTGCACCGCCTCGTTGTAACGCTGGCGGGCGACACTGATGCGGTTCTCCGTGCCTTCGAGCTGCACCTGCAAATCCCGGAAATTCTGCGTAGCCTTCAGCTCGGGATAGCGCTCGACGGCAACCAGAAGCCGCGACAACGAGGAAGAGAGCTCGCCCTGGGCGGACTGGAACTTCGACATGGCGTCCGGATCGCTGAGCATCTCTGGAGTGAGCTGGATGGAGGTCGCCTTTGCACGGGCCTCGATGACCGCCTGAAGCGTCTCCTTCTCGAAATTTGCCGCGCCCTTCACCGTGGCAACAAGGTTCGGCACAAGATCGGAACGGCGCTGAAGCTGCGATTCCAGATCGCCCCACGCACGATTGACGGCTTCTTCGTTCTGCTGCATCGTATTGTAACCGCATCCGCTGAGCATGACGAGCGCAAGAAGAAAGGGAAAGACCCTTGTAATATGTCGTATCATTGTATCACTCCTTCGGTTTGAAAAGTCTGGTAACAGCGTTCAAAATAGAACATTCCCCTGCCCGATGCAAAACAAAGACAGCAGGGACTTCAGTGGCTGCAATGTTGGAAGAATCGATCCTCTTTCTCCGTCCACCAAGTCTACCGCGTTCACGCCTCAGCAAATCCGCGGCAACTGCTCGCCGAGGGGCATCTCCACGATGCGGCGACTACCGAAGGGGGTGCGCATCACCACCATGCCGGGGTGCTCTTCGGTGACTTTGCCGATAATGGCGGCTTCGCGCCCGTGCTCGTGCAAGCGCATGGCGGCAAGTGCGGCCTGAGCTTCGGCGGCGGGAACGACGACGAGCACCTTGCCTTCGTTGGCGACGGTGAGCGGGTCGATGCCGAGCAGTTCAGCGGCTCCGCGCACCTCTTCGCGCACAGGAATCGCGGCTTCGTCGAGTTCGATGCCGACTGATGACGATGCAGCGAGTTCGTTGAGCGTGGCCGCGACGCCGCCCCGGGTGGGGTCGCGCATGGCGTGGAGGTTTGGCGCGGCGGCGAGCAAGCCGGCAATCATGCCGTTCAGGGCAGCGGAGTCGCTCCTGATGCGGCTCTGGAAGGAGAGGCCTTCGCGGGTGGTGAGAATCGCCATGCCGTGGTCGCCGATGGTTCCGGAGAGCAGCACCGCATCGCCAGGCCGGAGGTTGCGGCACGAGACGTCGCGGCCCGGCGGGATGAAGCCGACGCCGGAGGTGTTGATGAAAATCCGGTCGCACTGCCCTTTCTGCACCACTTTGGTGTCGCCGCACGCGATGACCACCCCCGCCTTCTGCGCGGCATCGGCCATGCTTTTGACGATCCGTTCGAGATCGGCGAGCGGCAATCCCTCTTCGAGCACGAACCCGGCGCCGAGGTAGCGCGGCACGGCACCGCCGACGGCCAGGTCGTTTACCGTGCCGTTGACCGCCAGGTCGCCGATATTCCCGCCGGGGAAAAAGATCGGCGAAACGACGTAGGTGTCGGTCGTGAACGCGATGTGCCCCGGCTCGGCCTCGAACCGCGCCTGATCGTCGAGCTGGTCGAGCACCGGATTGCCGAGATGCGGCATGAACACCCGCGCCGTCAGCTCCTGCGACAAACGCCCCCCCGCGCCATGAGCCATCTGGACGGTTTCATGCTGAAGAATCGGCGAAGGGCAGCTCAGTTGCATGGTCATTGGAGGATTGGGCCGGTTATTGTTTCAGGTCTTTCAGCAAACGATCAAATGCCGTTTTATGGGTAGCCTGATCGCTTCTCCAAAGGGAAAAATCGGGAACATGATACTCCCGGATTTCACGAGCAAGGTCTCGTCCACTATCGGAGTCGAAACGTTTCCATTTTTTGATTTGCTCAAAAGGAACAATGCTGATCGGAAACAACACCTGCTTTTGCTGCTGCTGTTCTTTCTGAATCGCGTTGATGATTTCTTGCTCGACCCAATTGCTGTTCATGCTATCTGGCGAGAGGATGAGCAAGAGCTTGTCGTATTTGCGAATAGCCTCCTCGATCTGATGAAGCACCTTTTTCCCACCCTGAATATCATGCGGTGCGAACCAGCACCGGACGCCGGATGCTTGAAGATCATTATGAATCCGTCTGGCAAAATCATCGTCTTTTGTGCTATAGCTGATAAAGCAGGAATAATAATCGAAAGCCTTGACTGTCAGTGAGTGAACGTACTCGATGAAAATATTCGGCACACCACAACCTCTCAGAAAGATTTCCGGTATGTTGCCTTTCGATTTGTAAATCGCGTCGATACCTATGGTTGATGGGCCGCTGTGCCGTAAAGTTTCTACCCCAATAACACTACTGAGATCAACATCGCCGACGAATAATGGTATAGCCTACATGTGCCTCGTATAGCTTAACCCCGCTGAGGCTTGCACCCCTGAGTTTTGCACCCCTGAGGTCTGCATAGCTGAGATTAGGCTTCAAATCCGGATATGCTTCCCTCGCTGCATTCCATTCCTCCACCGATTTCAGAAGCATCTTTTTCGTCAGAATATTCTTTCCCATAAGATCATCCTTTTTCAGCCCTTGCGGTGATAGCGATAATACGCGGCGCAGGCCCCTTCGGAGGAGACCATGGTTGCACCGAGCGGGGTTTGCAGGGTGCATTCCCGTCCGCCCGCGACATGAGATAAAGATTCAGTCCTCTTGTTCATTCAATTTCCGGTATGCATCACATCCCGCCTGCAATTGGTTGTCACAAGCTTTTCCAAACCACTCTTTTGCGGTACGCATGTCTTGACTCACACCTTGACCCTCGGCGTACATCAACCCAAGATTGTATTGCGCTTTGGCGTTGCCTTGTTCTGCGGCCAGACGATACCACTTCAGCGCCTCCTCATAGTCCTGTTGCACACCGTGGCCGAGGTCGTACATCAAGCCCAGGTTGAGTTGTGCGTTGCTGTTCCCCTGTGCTGCGGACAAACGATACCACTTCTGAGCTTCGGCATAGTCCTGCCTGACTCCTTCGCCTTTATCATACATCAATCCAATATTGTATTGCGCCTTAGCATTTCCCTGCGCTGCTGACATGCGATACCATTTCTGCGCTTCCCCATAGTCCTGCCTCACCCCTTCGCCTTTATCGTACATCAGGCCGAGGTCAAATTGTGCATTGCCGTTACCCTGTGCGGCAGACAGATGATACCACTTCAGCGCTTCCCCATAGTCCCGGTTTACACCTCGTCCTTCTTTGTACCTCATTCCGATCAGAAGTTGCGCACCGGCGCTCCCTTGTTCAGCAGCCTTAAGATGCCACCTCAAGGCCTCTGCATCGTCCCGCTTGATTCCTTTGCCTGAATCATACATCACGCCAATCATGAATTGGGCCTCTGCATTGCCCTGTGCGGCAGACAGACGAAACCACTTCAGTGCTTCGGTATAGTTCTGCCTGACTCCCTTGCCTGTGACGTACATCGCGCCAACGGCGAGCTGTGCATGAGCGTCACCCTTTTCCGCCTCTTTTTTCCATGCAGAAATATCCTTCTGCACTGGAGCTTGGCTGTAGGTTGCCGTTGGCACAAAGAGCAGCAACGCTGTCAGAACGCAAAGAATCAGATTTTTCATCCTTGTCGGGAAGAGATGGTTCAACTGCTGACATTGCGGTGATACCGATAATACGCGGCGCAGGCTCCTTCGGAGGAGACCATCGTTGCGCCGAGCGGGGTTTGCGGGGTGCATTCTTTGCCGAAGGCCGGGCAGTCGGAGGGTTTGAGGTGGCCTTGCAGCACCTCGCCGCTCTTGCACAGTGGCGACTCCTGCGGGGCGATGTGGCCCACGTCGAAGCGCTTTTCGGCGTCGAAGCGCGCGTACTGTTCGCGCAGCACGAGGCCGCTTGCCGGAATGACGCCGATGCCGCGCCACGGACGGTCGGCGACCTCGAACACCTCCTGCATCACGCGCTGCGCCTCGGGATTGCCCTCGCGGCTCACCACGCGCCCGTAGGCGTTCACCACGCCACTCCGGCCCGCTTCGAGCAGTTCGACCGTCTTCAGAATCGCGTCAAGCAGATCGACCGGCTCGAACCCGGCGGGCACAATCGGCACGCCGAACTCCGCCGCCACCGGCTCGTACTCCTCGTACCCCATGATAGCGCAGACGTGCCCGGCGGCAAGGAACCCCTGCACGCGGTTGTCGGGCGACGACAGAATCGCGCGCATCGCCGGCGGCACCATCACCTGGCTCACCAGCTCGCTGAAATTCGTAAGCCCCTCCCGCGCCGCCTGATGCACGGCCATCGCGTTGGCCGGAGCCGTGGTCTCAAAGCCGACCGCCAGAAACACCACCTTTTTTGACGGATTGTCGCGCGCGATTTGCAACGCTTCGAGCGGCGAAAAAACGACGCGCACATCCGCCCCCTCGCTCCGCGCCATAAACAGGTCTTTCGAGTTGCCCGGCACGCGCAGCATGTCGCCGAAGCTCGTCAGAATCGTGTCCGGCCTCGCCGCAATCGCCAGCGCCCGCTCGATCGTCTCCAGCGGCGTCACGCACACCGGACACCCCGGCCCGTGCACAAGGTGGACATTCGGCGGCAAAAGCTGGTCGATGCCGTTGCGCAGAATCGAATGCGTCTGACCGCCGCAGATTTCCATGATCGTCCAGTCGTGACGCGCCACCTGCCGGATGCGGTCAAGCAATGCGCGGGCGCGAACCGGGTCGCGATATTCGTCGATGAATTTCATCATTCCGGCTTCTGGATGGCCGACGGCGGAAGCTCGCCATCAACGTCAAACGCGCCGCTCTTGATGAGTTCATCCCAAAGCTTGAGGCTTTCAGCGGCCTCCTCCTCGTCGATGATCTTCAGCGCGAACCCTGCGTGAACAATGGTGTACTGACCAATGGCGATTTCGGGAACATATTCGAGGCACGCTTTCGTGAGAGCACCGCTAATGTCCACCGTGCCCATCTTCAGGCCGTTCTCTTCGCGGATTTCTATGACTTTTCCGGGTATGGCGAGGCACATGGTTTCAATGGATAATGGATAGTTGATAATTGATAATGATTGAGATCATTAGCATTCTAACAGATTTTTTTTCGATGACTTGATGATAGCTGTCAGGAGTTTCAGCAATTCAACAACATCTGACCTAATCGAATCAAAGCCTTGTTTTTCAAGAAGTTGAGACTGATAGAGGAGTTCGATCCAATAGTCTGTTTCATTGGCCTCTTTGAGAGCAATTGCCATTTTGTGAATAAAATCAGCCCTGCTTTCAACATGTTCTGCCTCTCGCACAAGAGCCCCTATTGCAGTACCGGATTTCAGAAGTTGCCTGCTCAACACATACGCCTTTTTCTCCTGCTCCAGAAACTGAGTGAGTTTTACTATACGAATCGCGAATTGAAAAGAAAGCTCTTTAACCCTGTTTACCCCATTCTTGCGTCCCATTTCTTTCATTATCCATTGTCAATTATCCATTATCAACTCCAATATAAGCACCACGCAAAAACTCCCGCCCGATCGCAGCTTGCCCCAAGCTTATGCCGCCATCGTTGGTGGGTACTTGTGCGTGAATCAGCACTTGGTAGCCATCACTTTCGAGTTCGTGAGCAAGCGTTTCAGTCAAAAGCTGGTTCTGGAATACGCCGCCGCTGAGGGCGACGGTTTTCAGGCCGGTTTCGTGACTGGCCATGCGCACAACTTCTGCAAACATGCCGATAAGCGTGCGGTGGAAACGTTGGGCGACCTCCCCGGCTCTCGCACCAGCGCGGACGGCGGCAGCGATGTCGCGGAGCATAGGCGAAATGAGCATCAGCCACCGGTTGTCCTTCCGCTCGAAGCCAAAACTGTAGCCCGCATCAGCGATTCTTCCGCCTGCCGCCTGCATCAGCTCGATGGCAGCCTGGCCTTCGTAGCGGGCTTCGTGGCGCACTCCGCAGATGGAGGCGATGGCGTCGAAGAGGCGTCCGCAGCTTGAGC
Protein-coding sequences here:
- the gcvT gene encoding glycine cleavage system aminomethyltransferase GcvT, with translation MKKTALSAWHEAAGAKMIDFGGFLMPVQYTGIIAEHKAVREAAGLFDVSHMGNFYVRGERALDFLQYMTTNDLAKIVDGQAQYTLMLYPDGGIVDDLIIYRVSADTFFIIVNASNCEKDFDWLTSHVGEFEGVTLENHTSALSLIALQGPKSFDILARVFPGAGIDALRSFHFVKLSFEGEQIIVARTGYTGEAGVEICLSNEKAEALWKALMEAGKSDGIQPIGLGARDTLRLEMGYSLYGHEIEKDVNPLEARLKWVVKMSKPNFIGKQACEQVEISPRKSVVGFSLEGRAIPRQHFKVYNSDHQEIGEVCSGTVSPTLQEPIGTASLLLDYAQPGTPIFVEIRGTMQPGAVRRLPFVHADRP
- a CDS encoding TPM domain-containing protein, producing MSICKRSRWFPSALFALALLMAAMPLMAAFPPVPTLKQRVNDYAGMISPATRAEIEQKLAALEAEDGTQIAILTVPSLQGEPIEEFSIRVAEAWKLGQKGTDNGILLIVSKNDRAMRIEVGYGLEGRLTDLQAGRITRDVIKPAFKSGDYDKGFIDGVDAIVASVKGEYKAPKKKNNDGEPSPFLIFIILFVLFVASRFMRFFGGGGGPFGFGGLGDGGFFPGGGFGGGGGSSDDGGFSGGGGDFGGGGASDNW
- a CDS encoding LemA family protein — its product is MIRHITRVFPFLLALVMLSGCGYNTMQQNEEAVNRAWGDLESQLQRRSDLVPNLVATVKGAANFEKETLQAVIEARAKATSIQLTPEMLSDPDAMSKFQSAQGELSSSLSRLLVAVERYPELKATQNFRDLQVQLEGTENRISVARQRYNEAVQVFNSSIRIFPNSITNSVVLKLKPKAYFKADEAARAVPQVKF
- the hypE gene encoding hydrogenase expression/formation protein HypE — its product is MTMQLSCPSPILQHETVQMAHGAGGRLSQELTARVFMPHLGNPVLDQLDDQARFEAEPGHIAFTTDTYVVSPIFFPGGNIGDLAVNGTVNDLAVGGAVPRYLGAGFVLEEGLPLADLERIVKSMADAAQKAGVVIACGDTKVVQKGQCDRIFINTSGVGFIPPGRDVSCRNLRPGDAVLLSGTIGDHGMAILTTREGLSFQSRIRSDSAALNGMIAGLLAAAPNLHAMRDPTRGGVAATLNELAASSSVGIELDEAAIPVREEVRGAAELLGIDPLTVANEGKVLVVVPAAEAQAALAAMRLHEHGREAAIIGKVTEEHPGMVVMRTPFGSRRIVEMPLGEQLPRIC
- a CDS encoding toll/interleukin-1 receptor domain-containing protein — encoded protein: MPNIFIEYVHSLTVKAFDYYSCFISYSTKDDDFARRIHNDLQASGVRCWFAPHDIQGGKKVLHQIEEAIRKYDKLLLILSPDSMNSNWVEQEIINAIQKEQQQQKQVLFPISIVPFEQIKKWKRFDSDSGRDLAREIREYHVPDFSLWRSDQATHKTAFDRLLKDLKQ
- a CDS encoding pentapeptide repeat-containing protein, translating into MGKNILTKKMLLKSVEEWNAAREAYPDLKPNLSYADLRGAKLRGASLSGVKLYEAHVGYTIIRRRC
- a CDS encoding tetratricopeptide repeat protein, whose translation is MKNLILCVLTALLLFVPTATYSQAPVQKDISAWKKEAEKGDAHAQLAVGAMYVTGKGVRQNYTEALKWFRLSAAQGNAEAQFMIGVMYDSGKGIKRDDAEALRWHLKAAEQGSAGAQLLIGMRYKEGRGVNRDYGEALKWYHLSAAQGNGNAQFDLGLMYDKGEGVRQDYGEAQKWYRMSAAQGNAKAQYNIGLMYDKGEGVRQDYAEAQKWYRLSAAQGNSNAQLNLGLMYDLGHGVQQDYEEALKWYRLAAEQGNAKAQYNLGLMYAEGQGVSQDMRTAKEWFGKACDNQLQAGCDAYRKLNEQED
- the hypD gene encoding hydrogenase formation protein HypD, encoding MKFIDEYRDPVRARALLDRIRQVARHDWTIMEICGGQTHSILRNGIDQLLPPNVHLVHGPGCPVCVTPLETIERALAIAARPDTILTSFGDMLRVPGNSKDLFMARSEGADVRVVFSPLEALQIARDNPSKKVVFLAVGFETTAPANAMAVHQAAREGLTNFSELVSQVMVPPAMRAILSSPDNRVQGFLAAGHVCAIMGYEEYEPVAAEFGVPIVPAGFEPVDLLDAILKTVELLEAGRSGVVNAYGRVVSREGNPEAQRVMQEVFEVADRPWRGIGVIPASGLVLREQYARFDAEKRFDVGHIAPQESPLCKSGEVLQGHLKPSDCPAFGKECTPQTPLGATMVSSEGACAAYYRYHRNVSS
- a CDS encoding HypC/HybG/HupF family hydrogenase formation chaperone is translated as MCLAIPGKVIEIREENGLKMGTVDISGALTKACLEYVPEIAIGQYTIVHAGFALKIIDEEEAAESLKLWDELIKSGAFDVDGELPPSAIQKPE
- a CDS encoding four helix bundle protein, which gives rise to MKEMGRKNGVNRVKELSFQFAIRIVKLTQFLEQEKKAYVLSRQLLKSGTAIGALVREAEHVESRADFIHKMAIALKEANETDYWIELLYQSQLLEKQGFDSIRSDVVELLKLLTAIIKSSKKNLLEC